A stretch of the Vigna radiata var. radiata cultivar VC1973A chromosome 7, Vradiata_ver6, whole genome shotgun sequence genome encodes the following:
- the LOC106767214 gene encoding putative DNA glycosylase At3g47830 — protein MERKRKRKQLVPGAEEPKPKPKPVRSDPTRTGTVKDPFPSHARPTPQECEAVRDTLLALHGIPPELAKYRDAVQSESPEPVLDGLVRTVLSQNTTETNSQKAFASLKTSFPTWEHVFGAESKDLENAIRCGGLAPTKASCIKNVLRCLRERKGQFCLEYLRDLSVDEVKAELSLFKGIGPKTVACVLMFNLQQDDFPVDTHIFEIAKTMGWVPAVADRNKSYLHLNQRIPNELKFDLNCLMYTHGKLCRQCSSKKGNQKGGKGNDESCPLLNYCKE, from the exons ATGGAAAGGAAGCGGAAGAGGAAGCAGCTGGTGCCGGGCGCTGAAGAGCCAAAGCCGAAGCCGAAGCCGGTTCGTTCCGACCCGACCCGAACCGGAACTGTGAAAGATCCGTTCCCATCCCACGCTCGACCCACCCCGCAAGAATGCGAAGCCGTACGAGACACTCTCTTAGCCCTACACGGCATTCCCCCGGAACTCGCAAAGTACCGCGACGCGGTCCAGTCGGAGTCACCCGAACCTGTTCTCGACGGTTTGGTCCGAACTGTCCTCTCGCAGAACACCACTGAGACCAATTCCCAAAAGGCCTTCGCTTCTCTCAAAACCTCTTTCCCCACTTGGGAACAT GTTTTCGGTGCTGAGTCCAAGGACTTGGAGAATGCCATTCGATGCGGAGGTCTGGCCCCGACCAAGGCTTCATGCATTAAGAACGTGCTGCGTTGTTTGCGCGAGAGAAAAGGTCAATTTTGTTTGGAGTATCTGCGAGATTTGTCCGTCGATGAAGTTAAGGCTGAGCTGTCCCTTTTCAAAGGAATTGGTCCCAAAACa GTGGCTTGTGTGTTGATGTTCAATCTTCAGCAAGATGATTTTCCAGTGGACACTCAT ATATTTGAGATTGCAAAAACCATGGGTTGGGTACCAGCTGTTGCAGACAGAAATAAGTCGTATCTTCATCTAAACCAACGGATACCAAATGAACTTAAGTTTGACCTAAATTGCCTTATGTATACGCACGGAAAGCTTTGCCGCCAATGCTCCAGTAAAAAGGGTAACcagaaaggaggaaaaggtaATGATGAGTCCTGCCCTTTATTGAATTATTGTAAAGAGTAA